Within Takifugu rubripes chromosome 20, fTakRub1.2, whole genome shotgun sequence, the genomic segment GGGACTCTAAATGTAAATACAATACGACTCCTATTCATATAGCATAATCTTATTGTAGATTCTTGCCAGGTAATAAAGGTAGGATTCAAGTGAACAGTAGTACTGTGTGTGTAAAATCACTTAAtgatccatttttaaaaaaaaatgtgcctTGAATGGCACTTTTACTTCATCGTGCTCCTCTTTACTTTACTAGTTTCCACACAGCCCGAAAACGCATTAACCTCGCCGATTAACCGCCGCTCATGCGTTCACCGTTACTGAAGTGTTTGAAAGGCCTCTGTGTGAGCTGCACACGGGAGATTTGCACCATCAGTTATTACGTTTCCACAAGCTCTCCTCTTCAGTGTTGCTCAGTCTTTATTGTTGAACATCGACAGAGGAGCGTCGGTCAAATCTGCTCAAACCACAGAACATGGCAGTACAGAATGTACTTAAGAATAATGTGTTTGAACTGGTCGCCTTTAGGTTTGATTTAGTGTTACTGTGTTCGTATTCGCAATATGCTTTTATATTATCTTGGCATGCCAGAAAAAAGAGAATTAAGTTGAACATAAGTATAACCCTTGTATTTAAAAGGAAAGGTCATGAGGTTAATAATTCGTGTCATTTGAGAGAGCTCCTCTTTATTCCAGGGCTTCTTAACCCCCGTTTTTCTATTTAAATAACCATGAGCAGTTTGAATGTAACCCACAACAAGTCACATGACGGCTGTTGTCGCTACCAGACTACTCTTACCCATCTACCCGGCTGCATTATTAAAATGCTCTCGTCTGTCTGCAATGAAGAACTTggcaccagcagcaacagcaaacatACCCGAGTAATCTTGACAGTACAGATCAGCACATTCCCTGTTTCCATCCCTCTGATTTCCTCCTTCCATTTCTCAGTGTCTCCAATCACGTCACGCAGGCTTTCATAAGCAGTGTTTTCATAGTGAAAAGGTTTAGACTGATATTGGATCTGACGGGTGAGCGTTGCTGTCTGGGTAAAGACGGATTACAGtaacttctttcttttttttgattgAGGGATGATGAATGGAGGCTTAGATTTTCACAGCTGTTCTTCTTGGCACCCCAGTCCCCCAGAAACACCaccagatattttttttttgttgtttttctttcaagaTTTAGGATTGTATGATGTGTAAGAGTTAAGTATAAAACAATAAATTCACAAAGTTTATTTTAACTTATACTCGCCTTGTGTGTTCATTAATGAAACTCATTTCACGATCAGTTATATTAAAATACTGTTAAATAACTGCTTATTCGACAACAAATAAAAAGGCTCTCAATGTTTTAAtactgggaggaaaaaaacatttgtattaTACTAGACTTTTACAAATAGGAACAATGGTAATGGAGTAAGATCTTAGCTTACCAGAGCTGGTAAttggctttaaaataaaaagtattGCTTGCATTATTCTGGTGCAACATCCTCTGCAGCATCCTGTCACTTTTCCCTCAGTACTCTGCCCATTATCAGTGAACTATCAGGGTGTAATTATAGTTAAACCATTGCTTAATAGGTGTGAcatgacaacaataataaagCACAATTGGGGCCCAGCTCTTATTAAATCCCGCCTGTGTTATTCCCTGGCTAACACATTAAAAGCAGCGGTGATCAATTCAACTCATAACAGATCGTTAGTTGCAGTTACCACACATACGTTGTGACAATAACTTCTGAATATTACAACAGGCATAAACATTCATTTTCCAATGTCGTGTTCCAAAGTTCTCCACACCGTCCTCAATCATAAAACGCTCCCTTAATTGTCAATAacacgtcacttcctgtcagctgttgCTTCCGGATGCGGTAAAACAGCACATAAGTATCTGGGTAAACGGTGCGCGTACATGAATTTAAATACAAAGACGCCACCCAGAAAGTCAGAGGACGCGGCGATGTCGCCTAACGTGAATTTTAAAAGAGGATTTTTTCCGCCGGAGACGGTGTTGTAACGCCTTTTTCTCTCCGCCGGAGGACCGCAATGGAGCGTAATTTTTACTCGGGTGTCCGTGTTTATGTCATCTTGCTAGCTTAAACCAGGACAACGTTAGCTGACGGATAAATACGTACTTTCTTTTGGTAAATATAACTTAACCGCTCTTGATATGAAATAGCCCCTTCCTGTAGAAAGGGAGCCGTTTGGTTTGCGTGTTGTGAACAACCGCTCGCCGTGTCGTTCACTCTTAGATGACATCTGCCGTGGAATGCGGTCCTAGTCTCCCTACATACCCACGGAAGTGTCGGAGAATCCGCACAGTTGCTCTTAGACAGTAGTCACTTGTGTCGAGTACACAAAATGGGTGCGATGTGGACTTGTCACCGACCTGAACACACAACAGGTAGATCGTGAATAACACCCGGAGGCCGGACTACTTTTCCTTCTGCTGACGGTGCACTTGTGGGTTTTCTATTTTTCCAGCGGCTGGAGGAAGCTGTTCCTTTTTTGAGTTTTGTTACCTCCGCCAAGGGGGGAGGTAACAAATCTGGTTTTATTATTAggttttttcatttgtttttatttgtttttattttaacagctTGAGCTAAGCTATTTTGCTGAGCAGGTAGGTCTGCTGTGGTTCATAGACATTCTGAAGAAGCTCCATTTTACAACTGTCTCTTTTGTCTTCTTGCACAGTGAAGGATGAATGGACTCTCTTTCAGTGAGGTCTGCTGCCTCTTCTGCTGCCCGCCTTGCCCCAGCCGTATAGCTGCGAAGCTTGCCTTCTTGCCTCCGGAGCCCACATACACCTTTCTTCCGGAACCAGAGGCGGGCCCCCCAGCACCGGGCCAGGGGACCTCTGCCACGCGGGCGCGGAGCAGCGCCTCGGTGTCGGGGCAACGTGGAGGGCCGTTGGAAGCTCCATCTGACGGAGCGTGCAGAGTTTCAGTACTCGCAGAGAGAGCTGGACACAATAGAAGTGCTCCTCACTCGGTCTAGTCGGGGAAACAAAATAGGCTGCATGTACATCCGCTGTGTTCCTAATGCCAGGTGAGTTTTATTATTAACCTACAAGTGCAGCGAGTATGTTCAGAAATTCTTTTGGGTACAGAGTCTATAGATCACTTAGCTCAAGgggtcattttattttatttttcactctCCTTCCTTGTCAATCTGCTTCCACAAATATATGCTCACTTCCTTTATGTGTCTTCCTGTTGACCCAGCTGATTCAGAGACTTTGTCTTCATGCTTTTTTACCCGTTGGGATTGTTTGTTGTCTTCCTTTTAAATTAAtactgttttttaaaatgtcgAGAGGGATAGAATCCATGGGTGGCTTCTTACTTTCTGTTTGATGAACCCAAAACGTGACCCGACATGGCAGAACACTGAAGCCACATTCTGagtggagaggcagagagaaaagcCACAGGCTGTGTTCATAAACAAAGAGCCAGCTCATAGAAGTATCAGGTTTCTCTGGGGAGTTCAGCACGCTCTCATGAACAAGAACCAAAGGCTCAGCTGGCAAGGTTCCTCCTGCGAATGCCCTGGCTTCTTCACTTTTACATGAATGTGGGCATGATTTGAATTTGATTCTTTGCACATTATAACATGCACATTTTTAGACAGACCAATAgaattttttcccctttatccATTTTACTGCCAGTCAGGTCTTCCATTTAAAGAAGAAACTGAAGCACAGCACATTTTCTCTGAATAACTACTGGCCCCGGTAACCTACTTGTACTGCCTCTTAGATTTACAGTGCTCTTCTCCCATGGCAACGCCGTCGACCTTGGCCAGATGAGTAGTTTCTACATTGGCCTCGGCACTCGAATCAACTGCAACATCTTTTCCTACGACTACTCGGGCTACGGCGTCAGCTCAGGCAAACCCACCGAGAAGAACCTCTACGCAGACATAGATGCTGCCTGGCACGCTCTGCGCACACGGTATGTCTCTATAATTGGGCTTCGTGTGTGGATTCATAGCAAAGCATAGTTGGAAGCAGTAAACACGTATGCTGTACGTAGTAGCACAATGATGTAGAACAGGGTGTAAGTTAGGACATTTAGTAGAAGTTGATTTTTACTAAGGTGATTCAGGAAGGAGTGATGAATGGAGGTAAGAAAAGTGGAGGTCACGGCGGAGCGGAGCGGTGAGAGATGGCTGTAGGCCAAATGTCTTTCAAGGACACTGGTTTGATAAAATGTCTCATCACCGAAGGCAGCGCATCATGATGTAGGTGTTTAGGTTTGGGTGGATGAGTTCAAGTGCATTTGGTTGATACTGAAGTCTGGTGCATGAACAGGTGGAACGTGCACTTGTGGACCATATCTATATTTACATTAGTTTTCTTCTCTGTCATTTATTGCCCCATTTAACTGTCTGTTATGCTTTAAAGCTGAAATGGTTTAGATTTCCCACATCTGGGACTGGATGATATGACCTTATCCTCATACTaggaaggttttttttctgttttttggtcTTCGATTTaatggaagaaaacacaaccgACTCGTTTAGTTGTATCAAGGATTACTTTGATCTGCCTGTAGGACACTGGCAGTCCTGCCTTTAAGCCATGTAGACAGTGTTGCTATTAGTCTGCTCAGAAGGAGCCCATTCGGATCTCCTAGACGAAGCCACGTTTCTGTTGGACGCGTACGGCATGCTGATCGAGCTTCGCCGGGGATGTTGAAGGGTTTCGATAAAAATCTGAAAAACAAGATttcttttcagaaaaaaaatcaaaaattcaATTATTCAGAGGAAAACGTACTGTTTTATATTGAGGGTGAGGCTCTGCTCAGCTTGTCAAcactcctgtgtgtctgtgggtgcaGGTATGGCATCAGCCCAGAGAGCATCATCCTGTATGGCCAGAGCATCGGGACCGTCCCCACTGTCGACCTGGCATCGCGCTACGAGTGCGCCGCCGTGGTTCTGCACTCTCCTCTAACGTCAGGCATGAGAGTGGCCTTCCCAGACACAAAGAAAACCTACTGCTTCGACGCTTTCCCCAAGTGAGTCTCtccaccctctgtcccagttttAACCAGCGACCTGTTTACTGTTTTCATGACTGTTAGAATATGCTCTTCCTCTCACCAATTTTAGTTTCAGTTTAACACGTGGATCCCAGTTTTACTTGTTTTTCCAGTTGCATTTACAAACCTTCAAGGCCATTATGGTTCAGATTAGAAACTCCCCTGTGCGGTCTGTGATGGGATGTGACGAGGTTCTCTGCCCACGGTTACCTGGGTCTGTCTGCATCCTGTCCTAATGACATCACTGAGCTTCTGCTGCAGTATACTGTTACAGCGGTCTCCTTCTGAATACTTTGAACACATAAGCTGAGCTGCTTATCAGCTCAGGTGATGTGTTTTCCAGCTTTATGCTCAGATATTCCATCCTTCTGTTACCGAGGAGCCGTCCCACACCTCTGTGTGGTCGTAGTGTGGGTGTTGATTGGGctgtatgttttatttttatacc encodes:
- the abhd17ab gene encoding LOW QUALITY PROTEIN: alpha/beta hydrolase domain-containing protein 17A (The sequence of the model RefSeq protein was modified relative to this genomic sequence to represent the inferred CDS: inserted 2 bases in 1 codon); this encodes MNGLSFSEVCCLFCCPPCPSRIAAKLAFLPPEPTYTFLPEPEAGPPAPGQGTSATRARSSASVSGQRGXGRWKLHLTERAEFQYSQRELDTIEVLLTRSSRGNKIGCMYIRCVPNARFTVLFSHGNAVDLGQMSSFYIGLGTRINCNIFSYDYSGYGVSSGKPTEKNLYADIDAAWHALRTRYGISPESIILYGQSIGTVPTVDLASRYECAAVVLHSPLTSGMRVAFPDTKKTYCFDAFPNIEKVSKITSPVLIIHGTEDEVIDFSHGLALFERCPKAVEPLWVEGAGHNDIELYSQYLERLRRFIGQEVAAHHA